Proteins from a genomic interval of Methanoplanus endosymbiosus:
- a CDS encoding PD-(D/E)XK nuclease family protein, which translates to MGDGSLIKVPPGWDCSVVIDEFVESYARNPFGTYLLLPTSRLSEDLRRNIARKGVAVISDNVTTPEVFASGIVSQYGGGLRLLSDEEAKLVLSGVVRKDRDALKVLSRTGEYSARILNDLYSLFGEFDGRMRESVSDGMPNSARIKVLERIRSAYERELSDNGSVAPSGVYKAACRSAENFCRERRPVFFVYGIFSPSESFKGFINGLISCGADVRYYLPYYDNGSVFSDRGEWLSLPEKAPAGSDSIDTGIKVPYADLFSGNPVATPGVQTVYGRFPSFQLEAEAIAGTVASLIRRGVSPGKIAVALPDLAGGTTLLSGVFSDFSVPFSSSATLSLGRYPVVHAAMLPLEVVLGDFKRDTIYELLSSPYFTHEYDPHLIEAAAKKAMIEGGFGDWSKLAGLYRMRLEKISTDEERDLKERLRAEGELKYAEVLAEFAASYPEILKEADVKDTISGHIRRYRDILSKLRFGVSPDAGCAEDDIRYGEYLAGLFDRLSSGNGGDSGDEITFKEFAGFLYSSVAGMRVPFVRERDKVQITGMQELLGADFDYLFLAGLTGGKIPVLPGLFPYLTEKEEQILWPKKKRDKISREKLSFIYALIAAGKGLYLSCHDDDSGSPAIPSQFLQVFLDSCPADEWEASDGAVSVLQSVKDAGRMISGGCFTPVFCPDLFVLSENSGLLSPASLAGRINTESFCRTGDYDSAYDGILEDADIIGDIGGRFGPEKAFSPTALETYAVCPFRFYLSSVLGLERIEEADVTLSASERGSIIHDILFRFYTEWMKENSRAPGECDIPAAKDLILSLTDEVTGEFRRNTPAWNAMLSELTGDTGFGTGIMERFLEEEASFADSEFVPALFEASFGTDKPGISSEPAKLVSVSGDEIRVRGFVDRIDETADGRFAITDYKTGSHPKLKDIVDGKALQLPLYLKAYESFSEKRGVGGFYYTVKRKEVSRKAEIYDESESDLFSSFKKSRSKDALFADIVDDSVSYACSYAKKIRLGIFSPASEAGVCPDYCDFKFVCRYSDFRILSQSDSAADSAGDEGVHRC; encoded by the coding sequence ATGGGCGATGGAAGTCTGATTAAAGTTCCTCCCGGATGGGACTGTAGTGTGGTTATTGATGAATTTGTGGAGAGTTATGCACGAAATCCTTTCGGTACATATCTTCTTCTTCCGACTTCGAGGCTGTCAGAGGATCTCCGCCGGAATATTGCCCGGAAAGGGGTTGCTGTCATCTCTGACAATGTGACTACTCCTGAGGTGTTCGCATCCGGAATTGTGAGTCAGTACGGTGGCGGGCTTAGGCTTCTCTCTGATGAGGAGGCAAAACTGGTTCTGTCTGGGGTTGTCAGGAAGGACAGAGATGCCCTTAAAGTTCTCTCAAGGACCGGAGAATATTCTGCAAGGATTTTAAATGATCTCTACTCTCTTTTTGGTGAATTTGACGGCCGGATGCGTGAGTCGGTATCTGATGGCATGCCTAATTCTGCCCGGATTAAGGTGCTTGAGAGGATAAGGTCTGCCTATGAGCGGGAACTTTCTGATAATGGCTCTGTTGCCCCGTCAGGTGTGTACAAAGCTGCATGCAGATCTGCTGAGAATTTCTGTCGTGAGAGGAGACCTGTTTTTTTTGTGTATGGTATCTTCAGCCCTTCGGAGTCTTTTAAGGGATTTATAAATGGGCTAATCTCCTGTGGGGCTGATGTCAGGTATTATCTGCCGTACTATGACAACGGGAGTGTCTTTTCAGACAGGGGCGAATGGCTTTCTCTCCCGGAAAAAGCTCCTGCCGGTTCTGATAGTATAGATACAGGTATTAAAGTCCCGTATGCAGATCTCTTCAGCGGAAATCCGGTTGCCACTCCGGGAGTCCAGACTGTTTATGGCCGTTTTCCCTCTTTTCAGCTTGAGGCTGAGGCCATTGCCGGAACAGTTGCGTCTCTTATCCGGAGAGGTGTCAGTCCGGGGAAAATTGCTGTAGCTCTGCCTGACCTTGCCGGTGGAACGACCCTTTTATCCGGAGTTTTCAGTGATTTCTCTGTGCCCTTCTCGTCATCTGCGACTCTGAGCCTTGGGCGTTATCCTGTTGTCCATGCTGCAATGCTTCCGCTTGAGGTCGTTTTGGGTGATTTTAAGCGTGATACTATATATGAACTGCTCTCCTCCCCCTATTTCACTCATGAATATGACCCGCACCTGATTGAGGCTGCTGCAAAGAAGGCGATGATTGAGGGCGGTTTTGGTGACTGGTCAAAGCTTGCCGGACTGTACAGAATGCGCCTTGAAAAGATATCCACAGATGAGGAGAGGGATTTAAAGGAGAGATTACGTGCAGAGGGTGAGCTTAAATATGCAGAGGTCCTTGCTGAATTTGCAGCGTCATATCCGGAAATTTTAAAGGAAGCAGATGTGAAGGATACAATCTCCGGACATATCAGGAGGTACAGGGATATTCTCTCTAAGCTCAGGTTTGGGGTCTCTCCGGATGCCGGATGCGCAGAGGATGATATACGGTATGGCGAATATCTTGCCGGACTTTTTGATCGTTTGTCATCCGGAAACGGGGGTGATTCCGGAGATGAAATTACTTTTAAGGAGTTTGCAGGATTTCTCTATTCATCGGTTGCCGGCATGAGGGTTCCTTTTGTGAGGGAGAGGGATAAGGTTCAGATAACCGGTATGCAGGAGCTTTTGGGTGCAGATTTTGACTATCTCTTCCTTGCAGGCTTAACCGGCGGGAAAATTCCTGTACTTCCGGGGCTCTTTCCATACCTGACTGAGAAGGAGGAGCAGATCCTCTGGCCTAAAAAGAAGAGGGATAAGATCTCAAGGGAGAAATTAAGCTTTATATATGCCCTTATTGCGGCAGGGAAGGGCCTTTACCTGAGCTGCCATGATGACGATTCCGGCAGCCCTGCCATCCCTTCACAGTTTTTGCAGGTATTTCTCGATTCATGCCCGGCTGATGAGTGGGAGGCATCAGATGGTGCTGTCTCAGTCTTACAGTCAGTAAAGGATGCAGGGCGGATGATTTCAGGTGGCTGTTTCACTCCGGTCTTCTGCCCGGATCTCTTCGTTCTGTCCGAAAATTCCGGGTTGCTCTCACCTGCTTCTCTTGCCGGCCGGATAAATACGGAATCATTCTGCCGGACAGGTGATTATGACTCTGCCTATGACGGTATTCTTGAGGATGCTGATATTATCGGGGATATTGGCGGCAGGTTTGGCCCGGAGAAAGCCTTCTCCCCGACTGCTCTTGAGACCTATGCGGTATGCCCGTTCAGGTTTTATCTGTCGTCTGTCCTTGGTCTTGAGAGAATTGAGGAGGCAGATGTCACACTCTCAGCATCTGAGAGGGGCAGTATTATACATGATATTCTCTTCCGGTTTTATACTGAGTGGATGAAGGAGAACTCCAGAGCACCGGGAGAGTGTGATATTCCGGCTGCAAAAGATCTGATCCTGTCACTTACTGATGAGGTGACCGGTGAGTTCCGGAGAAATACGCCGGCCTGGAATGCTATGCTGAGTGAGCTTACCGGAGATACGGGTTTTGGTACAGGTATTATGGAGAGATTTTTAGAGGAAGAGGCATCATTTGCTGATTCAGAGTTTGTGCCGGCACTCTTTGAGGCCTCATTCGGGACGGATAAGCCGGGGATATCATCTGAACCTGCGAAACTGGTCTCTGTTTCAGGTGATGAGATTAGGGTTCGGGGTTTTGTTGACCGGATAGATGAGACGGCTGACGGCAGATTTGCAATAACTGATTATAAGACCGGAAGCCACCCAAAACTGAAGGATATTGTCGACGGAAAGGCGCTTCAGCTTCCTCTGTATCTGAAGGCTTATGAGAGTTTTTCTGAGAAGAGGGGTGTCGGTGGTTTTTATTATACGGTTAAGAGAAAGGAGGTTTCAAGAAAGGCTGAGATCTATGATGAATCCGAGTCTGATCTCTTCTCTTCTTTTAAGAAATCAAGGAGTAAGGATGCTCTTTTTGCTGATATTGTTGATGATTCTGTCAGTTATGCCTGCTCGTATGCAAAAAAGATCAGACTGGGCATATTCAGCCCGGCATCTGAAGCCGGGGTATGTCCTGATTACTGTGATTTTAAGTTTGTCTGCCGGTATTCTGACTTCAGGATTCTCTCGCAGTCTGACAGTGCGGCTGATTCTGCCGGAGATGAGGGGGTGCACAGATGCTGA
- the thiL gene encoding thiamine-phosphate kinase, with translation MDDRDLLQVVSGIIGKERTSDDCCMIKLGDENIILSTDMLHESTDFPKGMTDWQIGWMSAAVTLSDIASCGAVPLAVLLAAGLDEPERISGITLGAKDCCERFGAELAGGDIDFHSELTIVTTGIGRVEDEYYKSRRGAKPGDIICVTGTPGCAGAALEGALRYWKNLVEPLPAVREGRLLAVAGVSSMMDVSDGIALSLYDLSESSGVGFEIFPDKIPLSSGVSAELALHSGGDFGLLFTCGRDILPVLDVDYAEIGVVTDSGEVLCDGVPVEKRGYSHSWIDGS, from the coding sequence GTGGATGATCGGGACCTGTTACAGGTCGTAAGTGGAATTATTGGTAAGGAAAGGACATCGGATGACTGCTGCATGATAAAGCTGGGTGATGAAAATATCATTCTCTCGACTGATATGCTTCATGAAAGCACAGATTTTCCGAAAGGTATGACTGACTGGCAGATTGGATGGATGTCTGCTGCTGTAACGCTCTCTGATATTGCCTCCTGTGGTGCAGTGCCGCTTGCAGTTCTTCTTGCAGCGGGGCTTGATGAGCCTGAGAGGATTTCAGGTATTACGCTTGGTGCGAAGGACTGCTGTGAGAGATTCGGGGCTGAGCTTGCCGGAGGCGATATTGATTTTCATTCTGAGCTTACCATAGTCACAACCGGAATCGGCAGGGTTGAGGATGAATATTACAAATCCCGGAGAGGTGCTAAGCCGGGTGATATTATCTGTGTGACGGGTACTCCCGGCTGTGCAGGCGCTGCACTTGAGGGTGCTCTGAGATACTGGAAGAATCTGGTTGAACCTCTTCCGGCTGTGCGTGAGGGAAGGCTGCTGGCAGTTGCCGGAGTTTCATCAATGATGGATGTCTCTGACGGCATTGCCTTATCGCTCTATGACCTCTCTGAGAGTTCAGGTGTCGGGTTTGAGATATTTCCGGATAAGATTCCGCTCTCCTCCGGAGTTTCTGCTGAACTTGCACTGCACAGCGGTGGCGACTTTGGCCTTTTATTTACATGCGGAAGAGATATCCTGCCGGTATTGGATGTGGATTATGCAGAGATAGGCGTTGTTACAGATTCAGGAGAGGTTCTCTGCGACGGTGTTCCGGTTGAGAAGAGGGGCTATTCACACAGCTGGATAGATGGGAGCTGA
- a CDS encoding UvrD-helicase domain-containing protein, with translation MLTDRQKDAIRHDISLCVTAGAGTGKTHVLVTRYLDLIENAGCRPSDILALTFTEKAASEMKERAEKEIFSKKGEFWDKIREDMMWAQISTFHSFCAGILREFALEAGVDPGFAILAGNESEEIISEALRVLFHDKPRTFYENEINECLNAFGLYTLDSYLRNLYNKRRIAKDFFVRLAADDDYAVSLWRDELIKEQEFVAGEFLANPDLTDAALSMLHLAEVFGGEKDKAGKYLASVKGYLEMMNSGDYEMICRGIGGIAVTKGGSRSMGSAKIMGDSKADLVKAYSVLKEFADNSPSALLSSGAESDDPEIVLTLRLLKSLGVVFDRLCHVIEKDKASRGAIDFTDMIDGVYRLFNSRPDIVAEHFRGRYSYIMVDEFQDTDPVQTAIISMLPGDSGPGCKSLFVVGDPKQSIYLFRDADVTQFKKTSDMITDDFSGCRVALDISFRSTEPVISFVNLLFNRILKDSGRAWDFDYEPVSCHRGEDLGSVELLLSAPGENVMESALSEYDMVAARIRSAVLTDQLRVYAKDESGEVVCRNADWGDIAVLMERRTNLRYLEHALDSYGIPYRIYSGFGFYSRQEILDAGSLFSFLRDPYDDIALYGLLRSPWFGFSDAELFRACGGRAGRLYDRIVTSGGAVFTEAVQLLDKWHGLAGRISVSELFRVCILDSGISAVYSGIPGGEQMLSNLDKLSGIIREREKKGFYSLHKFTHDLVKSIESGESEGEGEVYESGSGKVSVMTVHASKGLEFPVVFVPGLSESPPGDRSTVIIDEECGVGIKIPDAESGDYVNSLGLNLQKYRMKLKSGAESRRLFYVAVTRARDHLVLSGTMPKKVPETEQGCSRRIDWIFFNIFSGDNSGTASGVHEITDGDYSCTIRVISDRSEIIADKVDCKRDSVVIPDCPLCVLPDGDDSHGVGMPPGDAGSQVGNAEMDLSDDVSGSLDSPGNLGVDVRTAEVLSSTVVERYIATGSMDPPEKILSSVIAGKKNIHLSLSSGGPLRGSIIHSIMAGETDTESPDIPTELREDCREMYHKFVSSEFMQDVTDDYKELPFSMFFEGYPFRGDIDRLIRKSDGWYVLDFKTGNPSGKYSHDVQMVLYKMAAEKITGESVRTFLYYTESCMFKEVIPDVTELSARIREACKEISGKNSL, from the coding sequence ATGCTGACTGACAGACAGAAGGATGCCATCCGCCATGACATAAGTCTCTGTGTTACAGCCGGAGCAGGTACAGGCAAGACGCATGTGCTTGTCACCCGTTATCTTGACTTAATTGAGAATGCCGGCTGCCGGCCGTCTGATATTCTTGCGCTTACCTTTACTGAAAAGGCGGCATCTGAGATGAAGGAGAGGGCTGAGAAGGAGATTTTTTCTAAGAAAGGAGAGTTCTGGGATAAGATCAGGGAGGATATGATGTGGGCACAGATCTCGACCTTTCACTCCTTCTGTGCCGGAATTTTAAGGGAGTTTGCACTTGAGGCCGGTGTTGATCCCGGCTTTGCGATTCTTGCCGGAAATGAGTCTGAGGAGATAATCTCTGAGGCGTTAAGGGTGCTATTCCATGATAAGCCCAGGACCTTCTATGAGAATGAGATCAATGAGTGCCTCAATGCCTTCGGCCTTTATACTCTTGACAGTTATCTGCGTAATCTCTACAATAAGAGACGCATTGCAAAGGATTTCTTTGTCCGTCTTGCAGCTGATGATGATTATGCCGTCTCACTCTGGCGTGATGAGCTGATAAAGGAGCAGGAGTTTGTTGCCGGAGAATTCCTGGCCAATCCTGATCTGACTGATGCTGCTCTTTCTATGCTTCACCTTGCAGAGGTTTTTGGCGGTGAGAAGGATAAGGCGGGGAAGTATCTTGCTTCTGTTAAGGGTTATCTTGAGATGATGAACAGCGGCGATTATGAGATGATCTGCCGGGGCATTGGCGGAATTGCGGTTACGAAGGGTGGAAGCAGGAGTATGGGCAGTGCTAAGATTATGGGGGACTCTAAAGCTGATCTTGTGAAGGCCTATTCTGTGCTTAAGGAGTTTGCCGATAATTCTCCCTCTGCACTGCTCAGTTCCGGTGCTGAGAGTGATGACCCTGAGATTGTGCTGACTCTGAGGCTTTTAAAATCGCTTGGTGTCGTCTTTGATAGATTGTGCCATGTGATTGAGAAGGATAAGGCATCCCGTGGTGCGATTGACTTTACCGATATGATTGACGGGGTGTACAGGCTCTTTAATTCACGTCCGGATATTGTTGCTGAGCATTTCAGGGGGCGTTACTCCTATATCATGGTCGATGAGTTTCAGGATACTGATCCTGTGCAGACCGCAATTATAAGTATGCTGCCTGGTGATTCCGGGCCGGGATGCAAAAGCCTCTTTGTGGTCGGTGATCCCAAGCAGTCCATCTATCTCTTCAGGGATGCTGATGTCACTCAGTTTAAGAAGACGAGCGATATGATCACAGATGACTTTTCAGGGTGCAGGGTTGCCCTTGACATCAGTTTCAGAAGCACTGAGCCTGTAATTTCGTTTGTAAACCTACTCTTTAACAGAATTCTTAAGGATTCCGGCCGGGCCTGGGACTTTGACTATGAGCCGGTATCATGCCACAGGGGTGAAGATTTAGGCAGTGTTGAGCTGTTACTCTCAGCTCCGGGTGAGAATGTGATGGAGAGTGCTCTCAGTGAGTATGATATGGTTGCAGCGAGGATACGTTCGGCTGTTCTTACTGATCAGCTGAGGGTTTATGCGAAGGATGAATCGGGTGAGGTTGTCTGCCGGAATGCTGACTGGGGTGATATTGCTGTTTTAATGGAGAGGAGGACTAATCTTAGGTATCTTGAGCATGCCCTTGACAGTTACGGGATTCCATACAGGATCTATTCCGGTTTTGGGTTTTATTCCCGGCAGGAGATCCTTGATGCGGGTTCACTATTTTCATTTTTAAGAGATCCTTATGATGACATTGCCCTGTATGGCCTGCTGAGATCGCCGTGGTTTGGCTTTTCTGATGCTGAATTATTCCGGGCATGCGGCGGGCGTGCCGGCAGGCTGTATGACAGGATTGTCACATCCGGAGGTGCGGTATTTACGGAGGCTGTACAGCTTCTTGATAAGTGGCATGGCCTTGCAGGCCGGATCTCTGTATCAGAACTCTTCAGGGTTTGTATTCTTGACTCCGGTATATCTGCGGTGTACAGCGGAATTCCGGGCGGGGAGCAGATGCTCTCAAATCTGGATAAGTTATCCGGAATAATCCGCGAGAGGGAGAAGAAAGGGTTTTACTCACTGCATAAGTTTACGCATGATCTCGTTAAGTCCATTGAGTCCGGAGAGTCGGAAGGTGAGGGTGAGGTCTATGAGTCCGGTTCGGGCAAGGTCTCGGTTATGACTGTTCATGCCTCAAAGGGGCTTGAATTTCCGGTTGTATTCGTGCCGGGCCTCTCAGAGAGTCCGCCGGGTGACCGTTCAACTGTAATTATTGATGAGGAGTGCGGTGTCGGTATTAAAATTCCGGATGCTGAGTCCGGTGATTATGTCAATTCCCTGGGCCTGAATCTGCAGAAGTACAGGATGAAGTTAAAGTCCGGAGCTGAGAGCAGGAGGCTTTTTTATGTCGCTGTGACGAGGGCAAGGGATCACCTGGTGCTGTCAGGCACTATGCCAAAGAAGGTCCCGGAGACTGAGCAGGGTTGCAGCCGGAGGATTGACTGGATATTCTTCAACATCTTTTCTGGGGATAATTCAGGAACTGCTTCCGGAGTGCATGAGATTACAGACGGGGATTATTCCTGTACGATCCGGGTCATCAGTGACCGGAGTGAGATTATTGCAGATAAGGTGGACTGCAAGAGGGATTCTGTTGTTATTCCGGACTGTCCGCTCTGTGTACTTCCGGATGGTGATGACTCTCATGGTGTTGGTATGCCTCCGGGAGATGCCGGTTCTCAGGTTGGCAATGCTGAGATGGATCTCTCTGATGATGTTTCCGGCTCTCTGGATTCACCCGGAAATTTGGGTGTTGATGTCAGAACTGCTGAGGTACTGTCATCCACTGTGGTTGAGAGGTATATCGCCACCGGAAGTATGGACCCTCCGGAAAAGATTCTTTCGTCTGTCATTGCCGGAAAAAAGAACATTCATCTCTCTTTATCTTCCGGAGGTCCTCTCCGGGGCAGTATTATTCACAGCATAATGGCAGGGGAGACGGATACTGAATCGCCTGATATTCCGACAGAACTCAGGGAGGATTGCCGGGAGATGTATCATAAATTTGTTTCATCGGAATTTATGCAGGATGTCACTGACGATTATAAGGAACTGCCTTTTTCGATGTTTTTTGAGGGTTATCCCTTCAGGGGAGATATTGACCGTTTAATCCGGAAGAGTGACGGCTGGTATGTTCTTGATTTCAAGACCGGAAATCCGTCCGGGAAGTACAGCCATGATGTCCAGATGGTTTTATACAAAATGGCAGCGGAGAAGATAACAGGTGAGTCTGTCAGGACTTTCCTGTATTATACGGAGTCTTGCATGTTTAAGGAAGTTATTCCTGATGTCACTGAATTATCAGCGAGGATCAGAGAGGCATGTAAGGAGATCTCCGGGAAGAACAGTCTGTGA
- a CDS encoding DNA-3-methyladenine glycosylase family protein has protein sequence MDYNQPFNLDDTLSCGQVFRWEKRSSGWFGVAWGKALHVRQIKGGRILEYSGCNEQFLRDYFQLDLNLDRILDSVNKDEHIGSAISEKYGLRLVSQNPWECLITYSCAQNANIPFISRMLANLSSVYGKPLVFDEDLISRENPDTGSDAVAGAEVSSVPDDRMDGGHTCADTASDTDVDTGAASDSGSVAGSSFSFFSYPSAKALSLSCAADVSECSTGYRSANICDTAGRVTENPGWADEIAELGYEQARGKIMEFKGVGPKVADCILLFAFQKFESFPVDVWMRRIMSEFYDVGNPKATLSAYEYDRIRRFAKDYFGDYAGYAQEYLFANRG, from the coding sequence CTGGATTATAACCAGCCGTTTAATCTTGATGATACGTTATCGTGCGGGCAGGTATTCCGGTGGGAGAAGAGAAGTTCCGGATGGTTCGGCGTTGCATGGGGAAAAGCTCTTCATGTCAGGCAGATAAAGGGTGGCCGGATTCTTGAGTATTCCGGCTGCAACGAACAGTTCCTCAGGGATTACTTTCAGCTTGATTTGAATCTTGACCGGATTCTTGACTCTGTTAACAAAGATGAGCATATCGGGTCGGCAATCTCTGAAAAATACGGTTTAAGGTTAGTGTCACAAAATCCCTGGGAGTGTCTGATCACATACTCCTGTGCCCAGAATGCCAATATTCCGTTTATCAGCCGGATGCTTGCGAACCTCTCTTCAGTGTACGGAAAGCCGCTTGTCTTTGATGAGGATCTGATAAGCAGAGAAAATCCTGATACTGGTTCTGACGCTGTTGCTGGTGCTGAAGTGAGTTCTGTTCCGGATGATAGGATGGATGGGGGACATACCTGTGCTGATACTGCTTCTGACACTGATGTTGATACTGGTGCTGCCTCAGATAGTGGTTCTGTTGCCGGCAGTTCCTTCTCCTTCTTCTCATATCCGTCTGCAAAGGCCCTTTCACTGAGCTGTGCGGCTGATGTTTCAGAATGCTCTACCGGATACCGTTCAGCTAATATCTGTGATACTGCCGGAAGGGTGACGGAGAATCCCGGATGGGCGGATGAAATAGCCGAACTTGGTTACGAGCAGGCAAGAGGGAAGATTATGGAGTTTAAGGGTGTTGGCCCAAAGGTTGCCGACTGCATTCTTTTGTTTGCCTTTCAGAAGTTTGAGTCGTTTCCGGTTGACGTCTGGATGAGGAGGATTATGTCTGAGTTTTATGACGTTGGCAATCCTAAAGCAACGCTCTCGGCGTATGAATACGACAGAATCCGGAGGTTTGCGAAGGATTACTTTGGAGACTATGCCGGTTATGCCCAGGAGTATTTGTTTGCTAACCGTGGGTGA
- a CDS encoding helix-hairpin-helix domain-containing protein, producing MTDNADKKKSLKDFRRIPGVGPSIAEDLYGLGYRSVSDLTGEIPEDMYEKLCMMQGQTVDRCMLYVFRCAVYFARTPESDYDPELLKWWSWKD from the coding sequence ATGACTGATAATGCAGATAAAAAGAAATCCCTGAAGGATTTCCGGAGAATTCCTGGAGTGGGCCCTTCCATTGCAGAGGACCTCTATGGTCTGGGCTACAGAAGCGTCAGTGATCTCACTGGCGAAATCCCGGAAGATATGTATGAAAAACTCTGCATGATGCAGGGGCAGACAGTAGATCGCTGCATGCTCTATGTCTTCAGGTGTGCCGTATATTTTGCCAGAACTCCGGAATCTGATTATGACCCGGAACTTCTGAAGTGGTGGTCATGGAAGGACTGA
- a CDS encoding type II toxin-antitoxin system HicB family antitoxin: protein MKFQVIIREDPEDGGYNVSCPAIQGCHSQGETVDEALENIKDAINGCIEVLNEDTLQNGNSGSRVMEVSL from the coding sequence ATGAAATTTCAGGTAATTATCAGGGAAGACCCTGAAGATGGTGGATATAATGTCAGTTGTCCTGCTATTCAGGGATGTCATTCTCAGGGAGAAACAGTTGATGAGGCACTTGAAAATATAAAAGATGCGATAAATGGCTGTATTGAAGTACTCAATGAGGATACTCTTCAGAACGGGAACTCAGGCTCACGTGTTATGGAAGTGTCTCTCTGA
- a CDS encoding nucleoside deaminase, whose amino-acid sequence MTEDMDTHMKFMQEAISEAKKGLDEGGIPIGSVLVRNGVVLSRGHNRRIQDDDPLMHAEINCIKNAGRIGRYSNTVLYSTLMPCYLCAGAVVQFGIPKVVAGESHNFAGAKEFLEEKGVKVINLNLSELRTMMAEYIDTHTDIWYEDIGSL is encoded by the coding sequence ATGACTGAAGATATGGATACTCACATGAAATTCATGCAGGAAGCAATTTCCGAGGCAAAAAAAGGGCTTGATGAAGGCGGAATACCAATAGGGTCGGTGCTTGTAAGAAACGGGGTAGTCCTTTCAAGAGGACACAACCGGAGAATTCAGGACGATGATCCACTGATGCACGCCGAAATTAACTGCATAAAAAATGCCGGAAGAATCGGGAGATATTCAAACACTGTGCTCTACTCAACCCTCATGCCCTGCTACCTCTGTGCCGGGGCAGTGGTGCAGTTTGGTATTCCAAAAGTCGTTGCCGGAGAATCACATAACTTTGCCGGAGCAAAGGAATTTTTAGAGGAGAAAGGGGTAAAGGTCATCAATTTAAACCTCTCCGAACTGAGGACAATGATGGCAGAATACATAGACACCCATACTGATATCTGGTATGAGGACATTGGCAGTCTTTAA
- a CDS encoding type II toxin-antitoxin system HicA family toxin: protein MSGHDAVKAFSKAGWVVRRQTGNHVIMKREGMPLILSVPLHSEMKRGTLRDLISDSGMTTDEFVNYL, encoded by the coding sequence ATTTCCGGTCATGATGCAGTAAAGGCTTTTTCAAAAGCAGGCTGGGTTGTACGCAGGCAGACCGGAAACCATGTCATTATGAAAAGAGAAGGTATGCCACTTATTCTCTCTGTTCCATTGCATAGTGAGATGAAACGTGGTACTCTTCGTGATTTGATCTCTGATTCTGGAATGACTACTGATGAATTTGTAAATTATCTCTGA